From the Lysinibacillus fusiformis genome, the window CACATCGTCATAATCTTCTGTTGCTGTACAAACACCGTTTTCGTCCGTATCATCCCAGTTTTTCATAAAGATCCCGATTACTTCATATCCTTGTTGTTTTAACAAGTATGCTGCCACCGACGAATCTACCCCACCTGACATGCCGACAACAACTCGAATTTGTGAGGGGTCACGTGTTTCTTTCATTGTGGTCACCTTTTCTTTTATCTAATTACAGTGCATGCTTCAATATTTATAGAAACATAACATTGGTATTGCGCAAATTATTTTTTAGCTAGTTTTTTCACAATTTGAGCCGTTTTTTCCGCTGCATTTCGGATATCCTTTTCCGTTAAATCCTGCCCAAAGCTGAATCGGATGGAGTTTCGTAGCTCTTCTGCACTTTGTCCAAACATTGCTACTAACACATGCGATGGATCAATCGACCCAGCAGTACATGCCGAACCACTCGATGCATAAATTCCTGCCATATCAAGGTTCACTAAAAATGATTCTACTTCCATGCCCTCAAAGCTAATATTTAGAACATGTGGCAATGAATGCACCTCATCACCATTTACATGGAATGCTAGCTTTTCCTGCGAAAAAACATCAAGCATAATTTGCTTAAAGTGATTGTATAGTGAACGCTTTTCTTCACGCAACTCATTTGCAACTTGCACTGCAGTTGCAAAACCAATAATGGCAGGTATATTTTCAGTACCTGCACGACGTTTTTTCTCTTGTGCGCCCCCAAGAGCATAGCTCGCTAACGGTGTGCCCGACTTTTGATAAAGGAATCCAACACCTTTTGGACCATTGATTTTATGAGCAGATACACTCAATAAATCCACCTGCAATTGCTTTACATCAATGCGCTCTAAGCCATAAGCCTGAACCGCATCTGTATGGAAGATGGCACGATGCTCACGTAATAGCTCACCAATTTCAGCAATTGGTTGAATCGTACCAACTTCATTATTTCCGTACATGATTGTCACTAAAATGGTATCTTCACGCAGAGCTTTTTGGACATCCTCAACCGCTACTCGCCCCATTTGATCTACTGGTAAATAAGTCACCTCAAAGCCATCGCGTTCAAGTTTTTCACAAGTATGTAATACTGCATGATGCTCTACTTGCGTTGTAATGATGTGTTTTCCTTCGTTTGCATGGGCATAGACAGTTCCTAAAATCGCCATATTGTCCGCTTCTGTGCCACCACTTGTGAAAATAATTTCCCCAGCTTGGGCACCAATAGAATTGGCTAATAGCTCACGTGCATCATCTAGATATTTTCTTGCTTCTCGACCTGCTCTATGGATACTGGATGCGTTGCCAAATACCTGTTGCATAGCAGTCGTCATCGCTTCTATTACTTGGCCATTCATCGGAGATGTGGCCGCATGATCGAGATAGATATATGAATTCATGTTGAAAACTCCTTTTTTTCATCAATTACGCCTCGGCCTAATTGAGTCAGGATTTTTTCGAGCTTGCTCGAAAAGCTCCTTTTAAAACTTTGTAACATCCGCCAGAGGCTTTAGCTTGATTCAGTTAATGCTTGCAAAATCAATACAAGCATTCTTTGCTCCTCTATGAGAAGGGAGTCTTCCGTACTTGGTGCTTCATTTTCGGTACAAAAAACATTCGCTGAATCGAGACAAAAGCGCAAAACCCACATCACTCATCGTAAAAATAGCCATTGAGATGTGAATAGCTCACAACCGCCCTAAAGAATGAGGTGAATGTAGGAGTAGCGCTTTAGCTTGAACATTATTAAATATAGAACATGTAGCCTTCTACTACATTCTCTTCTGTATATTGTGCTAAATCTTCTATTGTTGTTGTATCTAACACATTTTTTACTGCATCGCGAATACGTAGCCATAACTCTCGTTGAGGTGCTTCTTCATTTTCAATACCCTCTACTGGTTGAATAGGTCCTTCTAGCACACTAATAACATGGGCTGCTGAAATTTCGCTAGGTGGATTGGCTAGCATATAACCACCATAAGCACCACGTACACTTTTTACTAAGCCTGAATTACGAAGCGGAGATACTAATTGCTCTAAATATGCTTCAGAAAGCTCCTTTTCCGCAGCAATTTTACGCAAAGGAATGGGTCCTTCCCCATAATGCTTTGCTAATTCAATCATAATCGTAAGCCCGTATCGGCCCTTTGTTGAAATTTTCATTTTATCACCCTCAATTAGTCTAGTCAAAATACTACCAACAGTATATCATAATCTCCTCTTGATGAACTCGGAAATACACCTAGAAGGATATGATATACTAATTAAAGCGATTCAAAATCGTTCAAAAGCTATATCAGCGCTTTATTTTAGCGTAAAAACATGCACGAAGCAAAAAATGACAACGACTGAAAGGGGGAATTATGTTGCATAATGAACCACTCGCTTTTCGAATGCGCCCTTTAACCCTTGATGAGATTGTTGGTCATCAGGATTTCATTGGTCCCAATACAGCCCTTTATAAAATGATTCAAAATGAACATGTACCCTCCATGTTGCTATATGGAGAACCTGGAATCGGTAAAACATCCATTGCCAATGCCATTGCAGGAAGTTCCAAGCTCCCTTTCTTTGCACTTAATGCCACACGAGCTGGTAAAAAAGATGTTGAAGATATTGTACAAGAAGCCAGAATTTCTGGAAAAGTACTACTTTTTTTGGATGAAATTCATCGTTTCAATAAATTACAGCAGGATACATTGTTACCACATGTAGAAAATGGCTCGATTGTATTAATTGGTGCCACAACAGAAAATCCTTATCATGATGTAAATCCAGCGATTCGTTCACGCTGTGGTGAAATTTATCAGCTAAAACGGTTAACTAAGGAAAATTTAATCGAACTAGTTGAAAAAGCACTGGCTGATGAAAGACGAGGACTAGGTAAATATCATTTTGCATTAACACCATCACAAATTGAACAAATTGCAGCCGCAGCGAATGGAGATGCGCGAAAGGCATTAACTTTGCTAGAATCCATTTATTATGCCAGTGACGAGGTGGATGGACAAACAATTGCTGCCAATCATGTCATTGAGCATCTCATTAGCCGAATTGGTGTGTATGGCGATAAAAAAGGTTCACATTTTTATAATCTACTCTCTGCCCTGCAAAAATCTGTGCGTGGCAGTGATACCAATGCCGCTCTGTATTATTTAGCACATTTATTGGAAACAGGCGATTTAGTGGCTGTCAGCAGACGCCTACTTGTTATGGCCTATGAGGATGTTGGTCTAGCAAATCCCGAAGTTGGCCCTCATATGTTAGCCGCCATACAAGCTGCGGAACGACTGGGACTACCAGAGGCACGTATCCCACTTGCAAGTGCTGTCATTGAAATGTGCCTTGCCTCAAAATCCAATTCTGCCATTGTGGCAATCGACGCTGCCATTACGGCTATACATGAAGGTAAAACAGGCGATATCCCCCATCATCTGCGAGATGCTCATTACGAGGGGGCAAAAGATTTAGGACATGTTGGCTATCAATACCCACATAACACACCGATTGGTACTTTTGGTGGTTGGGTAGACCAGCAATACTTACCAGATGAACTTGTAGGGACAGAATTCTATAAACCTGTAATTGCTGGTGAGGAAAAACGTATGGCAGGCATTTACGAAAAACTCAAATCATTCCATCAAGATAAGAAATAATCATATAAAAGCAAAGTCACTATCTCAAGTAATTGACATGACTTTGCTTTTTTTATAAACAACAGGATAGACTGCTCTAGCAATCATCCTGTAAAGCTCGGGTTATTTGTTGTGTATCGTTCTTGGTAAAACAAATTTAAAGGTTCTGCTACATGTCGAAGTGATGGCAAAATGGATTCTTTCACATCTCCTTCATTTACCTTACTATGCAAAAAAACAATCAAATTATAAGACTGATACAATAAGCTCGCAAACTCTTGATTGTTTTCTCTTACCTCAAAGCGAATTGCTTTTACAGCAATTGCTTGTGCAATTTTTTGTTCTCTCGTCTCACAGGAAGGTTCCTTACTTAATTCATCATCTGACACTCTGTATAACCGTTTTAATGCACCATACACCTCTTGATTTCCACTAAATCGATCTTTTAACCACTGCAAGACAAATTGTAAAAGAATGACTGCATAGATAAGGGAAAGACATTCATCGCCACGCGATTTTTTTGCTAAGCGTTGGAAATATTCTGCTTGTGTGACTAATTCAAAAAGAAGTAAACGAATTGGGTAAAGCATGGCATGGCCGCTATTGATGTATAGCTTTTCTCGATCTCTATACATAGCCAACCAAATATCTTTGATCAATGAAATGGATTTCCTCGTTGAGAGCGCTAATTGACATTGAATAAGCTCCTGTTCAATCGTCGGTTGGATAAGCTGTTGAAATAAAAGTTCATCTTCCTCACTAACTAGTAAAAGTGGTTTTTCCAAATTTGCCAAATCTATTTCTATTCCATTTACAATCATTGCCTAGCCCCCTTCCAATAAGTTCTTACAGCGTTAAGCAGAGTGAGAACATCTATTACCAATTTTTTAACTATAATTCGACAAAAAAACATAAATACCTTTCTAGATAATATGTCTTTTTACTTTCCCTACAATAAAAAAAGAATCCACGATACTAAATTAGGCAAGTAAATCAGTCTTTTTCAACATCGAACATTGTAGAAAAAGCTGATTTAATTACAATTAGTTGCGTAGATTCTTGTCGTATTGGCTATTTTCTGAAAATAGATAGTCTACTATTGTCTAAACCGAAAGTTCTTGATCAACAAATAATTTAAACTGTTGAAGACACTGCTTCACATCACCCTTTTGTGACAGCACTTCGTTGCGTATGATGGTTGCTTTTTCTTCATCATCTAGCACTTCAGTTAAAAGAGCAAAGATATCTGTTAATAATAGCTCATTCTCTTCCTGCTCAATACTCGGTAAGGAATAGGCTGCTATTTTTAATAAACGCTCTACTTTTTCAGGTGTCTCTTGTAAAGCATTCGAAGAATAATAGGTTGATGCAGCTAAAAAGTAGCATAATTTTGCACAACAATCGATAAATAAATGCCAATACGTATTTGCTTTTGGTAATTCCCCTGCTCGCTGATTAACGTATTCCTTATAATAGGTTGTGACTTGTATATATAAAGGATTTAATTCTCTCATGGCTTTTGGATAATTGTTGGATGTATCCAAATAGTCAAATACAATGGCATTCATTTTCTCTTGAAGTTTAACAATATCTAAATGATCACGAATTACTTGAATTTCCATTTTCCCACTCTCCCATATGTCATTTGCTGTTTAACTTCTTGGCTATTCACTGCGTAGCACCAAGCATCCCAAACAAACTGATCGATTATCTAATGGATGATTCAAATTATAGCAATAAACCATATGAAGTAGTGTGGACATGAAAAAAATAAGACAATTTCGTGAATTAATAGCATTTTATGTACATAAGAGGAACTATTTTGGTAAAATTATAACCTTTGTACATAATCATCAAATAACCATGGTTCCTTTGCTCGATCAACAATTTCGATAATACTTCCATTTACATATTTTTTAATGCGCTTTTGAGGTATATAAAAATAAGCATTGTTCATAATTAACCATTCACTTAATGTTAAATCACTACCTGTTTGTTGCTTCGTTAAGATTTTTTTATGTCGCAGAACATCAGCCATTTTATAAAAACCATCTGACAATTCGTAGGCTGATACATCAAAATTAAAAATGGGGCTGACAACTTGTCCAACATCAAAAATATGTATAGTTTGCTTTTCTTCATCTATAGCTAACTCTACTGTGCTAACTTCATCCAAAAAATTTAAACCTCTATACTCCATTTGATAAATTTTTTCCATTTGTATACGCCTCCTTTTTTACAACGGTCTAATTGTAACATAGAAAAAGTAGCTACCTCTAAATACAATTAAGGCAGCTACTTCTACGAAAATGAACATTTATGCTGTTTATTGAATATTACCCAAACCTGTATATGGTACTAACCTTGTACGCGCGTAATTTTTACATCTTTTAGGATGGTATTGACTACCCAGCTGGCAGCAATTAAACCCGCTACGGACGGTACAAAGGCATTGGATGAAGGCGGCATCTTTGCTTTGCGAATTGCTGCATCAGGCTTACCTACATGTTCGACAACATCTGGACGAACGACAATTGGACTTTCATCTGAAAATACAACCGTAACACCCTTATGAATGCCCTCTTTACGTAGCTTTGTACGAATGATTTTCGCCAATGGGTCTGTATGTGTTTTTGAAATATCTGCAATTTGGAAGCGAGTAGGGTCCATTTTATTTGCTGCACCCATACTTGAAATAATAGGAATATTACGTTTTAAACATTCCTTCATTATATGAATTTTATACATCACTGTATCGCTTGCATCGATCACATAATCAATGCCTTGGGCGAAAAATTCTTCATAGGTTTCTTCTGTGTAAAACATATGCATGTCAATCACTTCACATGCTGGGTTAATATCTGCAATACGCTCTTTCATAATTGCTGATTTTGATTGACCTACTGTCGATAGGTATGCGACAAGTTGTCTGTTGACATTTGTAATATCTACATTATCCTTATCGACTAAAATAATACGACCGATTCCGCTTCTTGCACATGCCTCAGCCGCAAATGACCCAACGCCCCCTACACCAAGTATAGCGACCGTTGTATTTTTTAATTTCTCGAGACCCTCTGTTCCTATAGCGAGCTCGTTACGTGAAAATTGATGTAACATCCTGACACTCTCCATCTATGAAATTTTATTAGTAAACCTAGTTATATACTAAGATAAAATCAAAACCTATCTTACATTTTATCACGTTATTGTTCAAGAGAAAAATATAAAGAAAAAATCAAAATTGTCTACATCAATATGTAGAATTAATCAATTTTTACCTCGTTAGCCAACGTCAATTAGCAGCTCTTTGGACGCCCCCAGGAAAGGACGCTGGTGAAACGGAAATCAACCCTTCGCATTGCCAAAAGGGCTTTTTCAGCCATTGACATCATCTTTTTTCAAAAACATGAAAAAGAGATTGATGACTCAATCTCTTTCTTACTCTTCTTTACTTAGTAAAACCAAATGATGACCATGGTTGAATATGTGCTAATAAAAATTGTTCTTCCTCCACAACGCTTGCGACAACATTACTCGATCCCGTATTCGGAATGTCCTTTAGCACAATCTGTAGCTCTCCCTTATAACGAACATCTAAATTATTATCAATCGTGACATCTCCTGTTTTTAATGGCCGTATATCATGCACAGGAAAATCTCCATTTTTATATTTCACACGGGATTGGGTGCTCCGAATCACGTATTCAGACACATCACCTCGATTAAAATGAGGCTCTTTATAAAGAATCGTCTCCTCTAAAATGCTCGTGTCTTCAGACTGGTCAACCCTTAACTCAAGCTTATTGCGATTTAATTGTCCTAATGCACGTAGTTCTTCCTCAGAAGCAAACATATTGCCAATAATACAATCGTCAATTAACCCTGTATGCCATAAATCTTTCGCCTGTACAGTGATTGGGAGATGACGGTGCTCCTCTAAGGTAGGTAAACCGTGCTCTGTTTGTTCCCAAGGTCCAAATTGACCATGCTGTGAGGAAATCATCGCTGCTGTTCTCACATTGTGTGCTTTAAAGTGTTGAGACGTTTGTAAAAAATGCTGACGAGATAGCCCCGTAAAGCGTCTTGGATAAAAATTATGACAGCCGATAATGTTCTCCTTATTGGGCTGATAAGAGAGAATATTATCTACATACTTCGTACCATTACTAATGTTTAATTCTATTTTTAGATTACTTGCATCAAGTGACATCAATGCTTCTTCCTGACCTGAAAATCCCATATCTAAACGTAATGCTGCCAAATAATAATGTTCTTTTAAATAGCCAATATCTCTATAGGTTAAGCCTAAATCATCAAAAACAGCTGGTGCAATATCAGCGGATATGTCAAAGCCAAGGCGTTGCGCAAATTCATTGATTTGCTGTAACTTTTGACGCTCCTCATCCTGTTTTAATGACATTAGGCATGTGAAAATACGATCAAAGCCATTGTCATGAGCCAGCTGAACATAGCGCTGCATTTCCTCTAGCGTACTATGCTGCGGATAGAGCGAGATTCCTAATCTTTTCACTTCAAACCCTCCGTTAATTGATGCTTATACTTCTACTTTTTGTCCTTTGGTTTCCACTACAGATTCTTCACTCTGTGCCGCTAAAGCAGCTTTTTGCTCATTCTGCCTTGCCATCCGGTTCGCCATCGAGATAAATGGCAGATAAATACAAACGGCAATGATAATTAAAACCATACTCAAGACAGCACCACGCCAAGATTGAGTTGCTAAAAATCCATTAATAATCGGTGGTGTTGTCCATGGCGGTGAGACGGTAGCAGCTGGCACCCAGCCCCACTTCGTTGCAAAGAATGCAATTGTTACATTTATCATTGGTGTCAAAATGAACGGTACGAATAAAACCGGATTTAATACAATTGGTAACCCAAAAAGTAATGGCTCATTAATATTGAAAATCCCAGGTGCTGCTGATAATCTTCCAACTGTATTATATTGTTTATTCTTTCTAGCAAATATGAAAATCGCAATAATAAGTGCTATTGTCGTGCCAGAGCCTCCCATATTAATAAAAGCATCAAAGAATGGTTTATTGACAATGTAAGGCGCAACTTTACCAGCAGAGATGGCTGCAACGTTTTCGTTTATAGCGGGTAAATTAATCGTTTGCATGAATGGTTCGATGATATTTGCTCCATGTACGCCAAGTGTCCATAAAAATGTAGGTATAAATGCCAAAATTAAAGCAGCAATCCATGTATTTGTAAGACCCATAAATGGCTCTTGAATCGCAGAGTAGAAGGACCCGACAATATCTGGTATATCAAAACCTGCTGAAATAATGGTGCGTACTAAAGCAAATATTCCAATCGTAATAATGGCAGGAAGTAACGCAGCAAATGATTTGGAAACAGCTGGTGGTACACCAGTTGGCATTTTAATTAGTAGTTTAGGATTGCCAGACAATCTACAAAACAATTCTGTAGAAAGTAGTGCTACAATCAGAGCAATAAATATACCACCCGTGCCTGTTGTTAAGCCGGTTAATCCGCCTTCCCCGAAAGTCCCAAACGTCATGTAGCTTGATAGACTAATGACCCCAGCAGACAGACCATCTTTTTGATAACTTTTAGCAAGATGATAAGCAACAGTAAAGGCAAGTAGCAGTGAAATGATATTAAATGTAGCACTCCAAATATTACCGCCGAATTGAGTCCATGTCTCATGTTTCCAAATGGCATCGAGTGTATTTTGATAAAATTTAATAGGCAAATTGTTAAAAAGTACAGCCAAAGATCCCACAATCGTTAAAGGCATAATCGTAATAAATCCGTCACGAATGGCAACTAAATGACGCTGATTCCCAACCCTAGCAGCAACCGGTACAAACTTTTCTTCTAAAAAATGGAACACTCACATACACTCCCTTTGCTTTTTATTGATAACATCAAAATTTGATGTTACTCCCCTTGGATTCGTTCATATAGCTCAATCATTTCCTGTGCTAAATCTCGAAAAGTAATAGCATTCATTAAATGATCCTGGGCATGAATTAATAACATCGAAACCTCTACCTTTTCTCCCCTTGCTTCTTGAGACAGTAACCCCGTTTGAGCATGATGCGCTTCAATTAATGACTCATTCGCTAATTTGATTTTTTCTTTTGCTGCCTCAATTTGCCCCTTTTTTGCTAGCTGAATAGCTTCCATACACTCACTTTTCGTATTTCCACTATGCACAATCAGTCCCATAATGGATGCCATTAATGCTGTATCTTCCATTCCCCATTGCCCCTTCTTTCATCCAATTAGTTGTAGAGCCTGTTTCAGGACATTTTCACCGTTCATCATGCCGTAATCCGCCATATTGATCACATCGATTGGAAAGCCTTTATCCTTATATTTTGTTTCAAATGAACCTTTCAAATAACGAACCTGTGGGCCTAATAAAAGAACATCAGCCTTCTTTGTCGCTAAGATCTTTTCCACCTCTCCTTCAGCAATGGCGTAAATATCGGCGTCAATATTTTGCTCTTGCGCTGCTTTTTGCATCTTCGACACTAATAAACTAGTACTCATACCTGCTACACACACTAACATGATGTTTTTCATTCGATACACTCCTTTTATTTTCTTCGATTGTGTAATCGCTTACTTATTTTGAGAATAGCACCTATTGGTATATACCACAACATAATTTTTACATCAATTTTCTATAGATGTATTTTTTTTCAAAATTGGGCTATTCTAGTTTTATAGTAAAATTAAAGGTTTCAACCAACTGGTATAGTCCAGAAAAAAAGCCAAAAAAATTTTAAATTTTCTTATTATTGAATACCTAAAAATACTCATAAAATGCTGGCTTTTCAGTAGGTATTGCCGATTGCCATTGTTCGATAATTTTTTTCGTCGTAGGTTGATTAGCATAGACAACAGTCTCTTTGACAGAAAGATAACCAACCATCATCGCAGAAAAAAGATTAATTGGTAGTGTTAACAAATGCTTGTCAGAGATTGAACTTGTCTCAATTATGGAGACCTGACCATTTTTATTTATTTGATAAACATGCTCATTCCAGTGACAAAATGGATCTTCAATACGAATGGTTAATGTTTCTTGAATATCCTTCCAAGGATACTGCTGCATAAATGCGAAAACGTCTACTATTCTAATCATTACATCCTGCATGACTTCCCTTTTGAATTGCGGCTCCTTGAAATAAAAGCCAAACGGATAATGATTGCTAGTAACCCCCGTTATGTTACTGACACTTGCTGCATGAGACGTCATATAACGCCACATGGCTTGTTCCGCTAAGTAATTCGCTACAAAAAAATCTTGGATATTAAATGTCCCATTGTGAATCGTGTAACGAATATAGCCCTCTATTTTATTCTCTTGAAAATAGGCTGCAAAATGACTATCTGGACTCCTTCTCTCAAGTCTTTTCCACCATCCATCATCCCTTATCATGCCACCATTTTGAATTATTGCCCGTGCATTATGAAAATCTTTAATCACCTGAAAAAGCTCTGGATCTAACCATTCAAAGCTCATCCTTTTGATGACGTCTACTTGTTTCCCTAAAGATGGAAAAAGTGTTTGAGGAATTGTATAGTGGAGCTTGTCAAAAAATAATTCCCAACCAAAATACCGATAGAAGGACACAGAAAAAGGTGCTAATACTGAAATCATTTGCCCATTGTCCCGCATTTTTTTTAGCGCTTCTGTCATAAGCCTTTTGATAATACCCTGTTGTCGATACTCAGGATACGTTGCAACAAAGCCGATGCCTCCCATTTTATAAGAAACTCCATGAACCGTTATATTTAACGGCAATATTAAAAGCTGACCTACAACTTTAGTATGATCATAAGCTCCTAATGTCGTGCTTTGCTCAATCCAATAATGAAAATCCTCTCGACGAGCCCCTGTGTACTTAGTTGGAAAACAATAGTCTCTTAACCGATGAATCTGCCCATAATCATTAGGCGAGACGATGTGAATGTCCATGTAACCACCTCTATAATTTGCAATATTCAGATAATTATTCATGAGATTCTTTTGCAGTGGTTGTTATCATCCCACTGCAAGAACCTTTTATTCCTCTTCCCATTCTTCTCCTATTGCCTTAGACAACATGACTTCAGTTACAGTCTGAAATAAATTTTCAACATCTGGTCCAACTGCTGAAATTTCCACAATGCTTCCTGGTTTAACACCTAATGACATTACGCCCATAATGGACTTTAAATTAACAGACTTTTCTTTGTTCGTTAATTCAATATCACTTTGGAACGGTGTCACTGCAGTTACGAGTAATGCAGCAGGTCTGGCATGAATACCTTCAGGAGATGAAATTTTATACATTTTCTTCATCCACAATCCCTCCATTCTTTCACGTAAAATCAATCCGATGTTGATATTTGGCAATCATTTTCTCATTATGCGACCAATCTGAATCCACATTATTGCTGACAAAAATCGGTAACTCTATTGAGGACTTTGCTAGTGTTTCAATGATTTCACTGAACAAAGCATTTAATAGTAATGAACCAATAACAGTGGACGCTGGTGCATACTGCATTTCATGTATATTTAGTACACCATCACCAATAGGGATATGTGTATTGATCACAAAATCTACCACATCTTCTAGCCGCTTCCCACTGTGATGACGTGTAGCCTGTTTCTGATAGAGGAGCGATTGGAGGGATAACACAAATACATCTGAATCCTTTGCTAGCAAAGCAGCATCAATAGGTGCTGCATTTCTCCCTGAGGTTGAAATAACGATACAAACATCATTTTCACGAAAGTCAAACTGTTCTTTATGCTGTTCAATAATGTTCGGATCTTTCTCATTGATTGAAGAAGCTAATGCGCCAGCATGTAAGGCTAAAGGTTCAATAAATATTGGACGTACGGGTACTAATCCACCCGCTCGATAAAATGCCTCCTGTGCCAGCAGCTGAGAATGACCACAACCAAATAATTGAATAATCCCACCTTTTTGGAGGCGTTGGACAATGATTTGTGCCGCTTCACTTATATGTGCTGTCTCCTTTTCCTTTACAACCTGGATGAGCTTTTCGATTTCAGAAAAATATGCATGCATAAAATCACCTTTTAATTTCACTTATAAATTTATAACGATCAGCTCGATACGTACTACGTACAAGCTCAAATGGTTTACCATCTGATAAATAACTTGTACGTTTGATAATTAAAACAGGTGCTGTTTGATTAATCTGTAGAAATTTACTATCCTCTTTTGATACGATGGCTGCCTCCATTTGCTGTACGGCATTCCCAATCTTTTGATGGAACTTTGCTTCGATTAGGGCATAAAGTGAGCCCATTATTTGCTTCTCATCCAACTCCGGATAAATCTTAAC encodes:
- a CDS encoding HPr family phosphocarrier protein; this translates as MKKMYKISSPEGIHARPAALLVTAVTPFQSDIELTNKEKSVNLKSIMGVMSLGVKPGSIVEISAVGPDVENLFQTVTEVMLSKAIGEEWEEE
- a CDS encoding GNAT family N-acetyltransferase; the encoded protein is MDIHIVSPNDYGQIHRLRDYCFPTKYTGARREDFHYWIEQSTTLGAYDHTKVVGQLLILPLNITVHGVSYKMGGIGFVATYPEYRQQGIIKRLMTEALKKMRDNGQMISVLAPFSVSFYRYFGWELFFDKLHYTIPQTLFPSLGKQVDVIKRMSFEWLDPELFQVIKDFHNARAIIQNGGMIRDDGWWKRLERRSPDSHFAAYFQENKIEGYIRYTIHNGTFNIQDFFVANYLAEQAMWRYMTSHAASVSNITGVTSNHYPFGFYFKEPQFKREVMQDVMIRIVDVFAFMQQYPWKDIQETLTIRIEDPFCHWNEHVYQINKNGQVSIIETSSISDKHLLTLPINLFSAMMVGYLSVKETVVYANQPTTKKIIEQWQSAIPTEKPAFYEYF
- a CDS encoding sugar isomerase domain-containing protein, whose product is MHAYFSEIEKLIQVVKEKETAHISEAAQIIVQRLQKGGIIQLFGCGHSQLLAQEAFYRAGGLVPVRPIFIEPLALHAGALASSINEKDPNIIEQHKEQFDFRENDVCIVISTSGRNAAPIDAALLAKDSDVFVLSLQSLLYQKQATRHHSGKRLEDVVDFVINTHIPIGDGVLNIHEMQYAPASTVIGSLLLNALFSEIIETLAKSSIELPIFVSNNVDSDWSHNEKMIAKYQHRIDFT